A single window of Debaryomyces hansenii CBS767 chromosome F complete sequence DNA harbors:
- a CDS encoding DEHA2F25520p (similar to CA0228|CaIPT1 Candida albicans CaIPT1 Mannosyl diphosphorylinositol ceramide) yields MKISIRKVFWKVTVSIYRMLLRVYTSWLNGRTILQLVGNFCFNCFFLCLWVVITQSAKRLPKSFRPHIYVKLDLRLDDYMFTSISGSMLTIYCLISGSWLLYLKFYSPRHIHHFWEVETSPYYSPSSDHSRSPDIEDKSATFELEDMPKLQESIHPTNDSLIDRLNKHKDQKSMSHGHISPPLLFGVSWFLLNFLFQFTENTNSVKFIVAWLFYVVLYFIVPIITAHWLYLFHPPGALKLYAFAMGLQNVASVMTHIVFPNAPPLYIHYYGETKVPDYDMIYADGLSKPGTRLPSTIYQSIYYANSNKFAAIPSIHSTTAVMTFLFVSYYSRNSVLKFLSFAFLLFEWWSTLYLEHHYRLDLFVGLIYSICIYTFLIHWKKGFTKVDQDFIRARLKYDFIGGTTMGMRIFQNTRFQKFFDPLL; encoded by the coding sequence ATGAAAATTAGTATACGAAAGGTTTTCTGGAAGGTGACAGTTTCTATCTATCGGATGTTGCTACGGGTGTACACATCGTGGCTTAACGGAAGGACGATACTACAGTTGGTGGGAAACTTCTGtttcaattgttttttCCTTTGTCTCTGGGTAGTCATCACCCAGTCTGCCAAGCGCCTACCGAAGTCGTTCAGACCACATATTTATGTCAAGTTGGACTTGAGACTAGACGACTATATGTTCACTTCGATATCTGGGTCGATGTTGACCATCTACTGTTTGATTTCGGGGAGTTGGTTGttgtatttgaaattcTACAGTCCAAGACACATCCATCATTTCTGGGAGGTGGAGACGTCCCCTTATTATTCACCGTCTTCCGACCATAGTCGTAGCCCAGATATCGAAGATAAGTCGGCTACATTCGAGTTGGAAGATATGCCCAAACTTCAGGAGAGCATCCATCCGACGAACGATCTGTTGATCGACCGCCTTAATAAACACAAGGACCAAAAGAGCATGAGCCATGGGCATATATCTCCTCCGCTTTTGTTTGGAGTTAGTTGGTTTCTTCTTAATTTCCTATTTCAGTTTACAGAAAATACTAACTCTGTTAAGTTTATTGTGGCCTGGCTTTTCTATGTGGTGCTTTATTTTATAGTTCCCATAATAACGGCGCATTGGTTGTATTTGTTTCATCCTCCGGGTGCATTGAAGCTCTATGCATTTGCCATGGGCCTTCAGAATGTTGCTAGTGTGATGACGCATATAGTTTTCCCCAATGCTCCCCCACTATACATCCACTATTATGGTGAGACCAAGGTTCCAGACTATGACATGATTTACGCCGATGGTTTAAGTAAACCTGGCACCCGTCTACCCAGCACCATTTACCAATCAATATATTATGccaattccaataaatttGCGGCAATTCCATCTATTCATTCTACGACAGCAGTTATGACGTTTTTGTTTGTCAGCTACTATTCAAGGAATTCCGTCTTAAAGTTTTTGTCATTTGCATTCCTTTTGTTCGAATGGTGGTCAACACTCTACCTCGAACATCATTACAGATTAGATTTATTCGTTGGCTTAATATACTCCATATGCATATACacatttttaattcattggAAAAAAGGTTTTACAAAAGTGGACCAAGACTTCATACGTGCCAGACTTAAGTACGACTTTATTGGTGGCACTACCATGGGTATGAGAATCTTCCAAAATACTAGATTCCAGAAGTTTTTTGATCCATTATTATAG
- a CDS encoding DEHA2F25542p (no similarity) produces MQVQLLSQACHFIFNDKQVKRETYMSLSGEGVVYIFDCGLDGFRSLGDKCIINSGFATMDQLLDNLRHILAIGTDGDTTHPLYNKTVNTVIVDNLSVYYWDLKLLNSDPKNHEQLGYACKASGLEYYTKLISVLQEIQAKFKCNIVTSSWNNTFEKGHNYSGATDCEATGLDSITFLPQKYLMEFDYLIQKSNGTDTESRIYNKSAGRWIDIA; encoded by the coding sequence ATGCAGGTGCAGCTTTTAAGCCAGGCGTGCCattttatctttaatgACAAACAGGTCAAGAGGGAGACATACATGTCGTTGAGTGGCGAAGGTGttgtttatatttttgattgTGGGCTTGATGGGTTTAGGTCTTTGGGTGATAAGTGTATTATCAACAGCGGTTTCGCAACGATGGATCAGCTCTTGGACAATTTACGACACATTTTGGCAATTGGGACTGACGGAGATACCACACACCCATTATATAACAAGACGGTTAATACAGTGATTGTGGATAATCTTTCGGTCTACTATTGGGACTTGAAGTTGTTGAATAGCGATCCAAAAAACCACGAGCAACTCGGATACGCCTGCAAGGCGTCAGGACTCGAATATTACACCAAGTTGATATCTGTATTACAAGAGATCCAAGCTAAATTCAAATGCAATATCGTCACATCGTCATGGAACAACACTTTTGAGAAGGGACATAATTATAGTGGAGCCACCGACTGCGAAGCCACCGGATTGGACTCCATAACCTTCCTACCCCAAAAATATCTCATGGAATTTGATTATCTCATACAGAAATCCAATGGTACCGACACGGAAAGTAGGATCTACAATAAACTGGCAGGCCGGTGGATTGATATCGCATAG
- a CDS encoding DEHA2F25564p (similar to uniprot|P30902 Saccharomyces cerevisiae YKL016C ATP7 Subunit d of the stator stalk of mitochondrial F1F0 ATP synthase) produces MSSVAKSATTKVNWAKITSTLGLTGNTASSLTAFKKRNEEARKENLSLSQQSTEVDFNHYRSVLSNSKVIDEIEKAVSAFKPVTYDVSKTLKTIDMFEQKAVENAKLTEKSVLDEVKQLQETLKDIEGARPFDQLTVDDVAKARPDLDEKVTYMVKNSKWEVPTYKEKFGDLTVM; encoded by the coding sequence ATGTCATCAGTTGCAAAGAGTGCTACCACCAAGGTAAACTGGGCCAAGATCACTTCCACGTTAGGTTTAACCGGAAACACAGCATCCTCATTAACCGCTTTCAAGAAGAGAAATGAAGAAGCTAGAAAGGAAAACTTAAGTTTGTCACAACAATCAACCGAAGTTGACTTCAACCACTATAGATCTGTTTTAAGCAACAGCAAggttattgatgaaatcgaAAAGGCCGTTAGTGCATTCAAGCCAGTCACCTACGATGTTTCCAAGACCTTAAAGACCATTGACATGTTTGAACAAAAGGCCGTTGAAAACGCCAAATTGACCGAAAAGTCTGTTTTGGACGAAGTCAAGCAATTACAAGAAACCTTGAAGGATATTGAAGGTGCTAGACCATTCGACCAATTGACCGTTGATGACGTTGCCAAGGCTAGACCAGACTTGGACGAAAAGGTCACCTACATGGTTAAGAACAGTAAGTGGGAAGTTCCAACCTACAAGGAAAAGTTCGGTGACTTGACTGTTATGTAA